The nucleotide sequence CGTCAGGGTATTGAAGGAGACGGCGGCCGTGATCGCCCAGCGAATCGGTTCGGCCACGGAAGGCTGATCCCATTGGGTCCGCCTGCGTGTCGCCACGAAGCGACGGCGAGGCCCGGTCAGGAGTCCTCCCCGTCGGGGATGGCCTTCGGGGGATCATGTCGCTCTGGCGTTCAGGCCGGTGGAACGATCAGCTTTCAGGCAAAGCGCGATCATTTGCTCCGCGACTCCGGGCGTCACGTCCTTGCGTTCGCCAAGGGCGACCATTCCATGGCGCCTCAACTGGTCGATCACCTGCGGAATGGCGTTTGCCTCGATGCCATAGTCGGCCAAGTAGGTTGGCACGCCCAAGCTTTCGAAGAAATCCCGGGTGCAGGCGATGGCCTCGTCGATCGCGGCCTCGTCCGACGGATTGTCGATGCCCCAAACACGGCGGGCGTATTGGACCAGCTTGCCCCGCTTGCCGGCGCGGCATACGGCCATCGTGGCTGGATAGAGCACGGCCAGGGTCTGCGCATGGTCCAGGCCATAGAGCGCCGTCAACTCGTGGCCGATCATATGGGTCGTCCAATCCTCGGGTACACCGGCCGCGATCAGGCCGTTCAACGCCAATGTTGCGGTCCACATGATGTTGGCCCGCACGTCGTAGTCCTCGGGGGCGGCCAGGGCCTTGGGCCCTTCCTCGATCAAGGTGAGCATGAGCCCTTCGGCAAACCGGTCCTGGACGGCGGCGTTGACGGGATAGGTCAGATACTGTTCGAGGACATGCGCGAAGGCGTCCACCACGCCGTTAGCGGTCTGCCGCGCAGGCAGGCTATAGGTCGTGGTCGGATCGAGGATGGAGAAGCGCGGATAAACCAATACGCTGCTGAAGGGCAGCTTGTCCCGGGTCGCCTGGCGGGTGATCACGGCGACGCTGTTCATTTCCGATCCGGTGGCCGGCAGGGTCAAGACCACGCCGAAGGGGATCGCCTCGGACAGCGGGGTGCCTTCGGCTACGATGTCCCACGGCTCTTCCTTGAAGGGGATGGCCGCGGCAATGAACTTGGTGCCGTCTGCGACCGAGCCGCCGCCCACCGCCAGCAAGAAGTCGATGTCTTCACGGTGCGCCAGTTCGACCGCCCGCATCAACGTTTCATAGGTAGGATTAGGCTCGATTCCCGGGAACTCCAGGACGGTCCGCCCGCCCAGGGCGGCCCTGACCTGGTCCAGCACGCCGTTCTTCTTCACACTGCCGCCGCCATAGGTGATCATGACCCTGGCGTTGGTCGGGATCTCTCCGTCGAGGCTGCCGATCTGTCCCTTGCCGAACAGAATTTTGGTCGGGTTCCTGAAAGAAAAATTCTGCATCTTTGCTTCTCACGTCTGGAGGGGGGGGCGCGGTACTCCTCCCGATTCACCGCAGATCAGTGATCGATCGGACGATGGACAAGAAGAACCGCTTGTTTTCGGGTTCAACTCGAAGCGGCAGATCGCTTGAGAGGCGACGACGAGCCCGCGATGCCTCGGGCTCGTCCCGAAGTCTGAGGATACAACCATCCTTCGGCTCGACAGAGATCATGGCCCCCCGACGTTGCGGCCCTCAAGAAGCCGGTTTCGCTTGGCCGTCCTCAATACGGGTCAATTTCCTCACCCGGCAAAGGTTGTCGGGGACCGGCGTCCCCGGGAACAGGGACGGCCACGACAGGGTCCCGACCTGGCCGACATAGAGATTGCCGCGCGAATCGACAGCAAGGCCGTGCGGCGACAGGAACTGACCGGGGTTGTTACCGGCCGGGGGGTCTCCCGCCAGCCGCCCCAGAAGCTTTCCATCGCGCGTCATGATGCTGATCCGGGGGCCGAGATTTGGCGCCGTGCGATTGAAGCTGTAGTAGGGGCCGATCTCGCCCACATAACAAATGGGCGATTCATCGTTGGATAGACACAGGCCGCATGGCCGGTGAAGGTTGTTGATCTGCGTTTCGTATTTGCCGTTGCCGTCGAAGATTTGGATGCGATGGTTCTCCCGGTCGGCGACATAGAGCCATCCGTCGGCATCGCAGCAGATGGCATGCGGAAGATTGAACTGGCCTTCGTCGGCGCCGGACCCGCCCCACGTATGAAGCAACTTGCCGTCAGCGGAAAACTTGTGCACATGGGCGTTGCCGTAACCGTCGGTCACATACAGGAAATCGAGGTCCGGCGACAAGGCCGTGTGGGTGCACCGGTTAAAGGGCTTGCCGCTCATGTAGGGCCCCGGCTTGTTGGAAACCCCGAATTCCATCAACACCTTGCCGTCGAGACTGCATTTGCGAACGGTATGATCCACCCAGTCGGTACAATAAATGCAATCGTCGGCGCCGATATGCAGGCCATGCGCTCCTGAAAACACGTCCTGACCCCACGTGTCGAGGAAGTTGCCGGCCGAATCGACGACGATGATCGGATTGGGTCCCCGGTTGAAAAGATAGACGCGATCCCGTTTGTCGACGGCGACGGCCGCGGCATCGCCTATCTCGATGTCCTTGGGAAGTGTCGGCCAATTCTCTTCGGCGCGATAGGTATAGGCGCCGGTACCCATTATGGCATCCATTGAGGTTTCCTTATCGACAATAACCACTCTGGTTCATCCATCGCTTCCGATCCTCGGAGAGGGCCGGAACCAGCCGACAGGCTAGTGGTGGCTCTCCCGGTGTCGTCGCTGTCCCGCCGCCATGGCCACGGATGCGGCCGGGGTGGGAAACCGATAATAACCCCTATACATCGCATATTCCAATATATAAAATATCATCTCGATAAATGAGATTATGGAAAGAGGGAGGGCGGCTGACGCTTCGCAATGACGGACGGCGCCCCCGATTAAAGGGGTCGTTCGTGCGACACCGGGAAAGACCAATGGGAGGATTCGATGGAAGATCTCAAGGGTAAGAAGATCTTGGTGACAGGCGGCAGTTCCGGCATCGGCGCCGCCGTTGCCCTTGGTTTCGGACGGGCCGGTGCAACGGTTGCCGTCCATTTCAATCGATCGGAGGCGGATGCCCGAAAGGTGATCGCCGCCATCGAGGCGGCTGGCGGTTCCGCCGTCGCCGTCGGAGGTGATCTGGCGCTCGCCGGCGGCGCATCGGCGGTGGTCGAGCGGGCAATCGAGAGCCTCGGCGGCATCGATATCCTTGTCAACAATGCCGCTGCGATGGTCTGGCGTGTCGAGGTGGCCGATGCCGACGATGCCTATCTGGACGAATTGATCTCCCTCAACGTGTTGGGTGTCGTGAGGGCCAGCCGCGCCGTCATTCCACAACTACGTTCACAGGGCGGGGGCACGATCATCAACACCTCGTCGATCGGGGCGTGGACGGGCGGCGGCGGCGGGTCCGTCGTCTATGCGGCCAGCAAGGGCTTCATCAATTCTTTCACCCGCGGGTTGGCCCGCGAGCTGGCGGGCTCCGGCATCCGGGTCAATGCCGTGGCGCCGGGGCTCATCGACACGCCGTTCCACGACGGGATAACCAGCCGGGAAACCATGGAGCGCTTGATCGGGCGGGTGCCCTTGGGGCGGGTCGGTGTTGCCGAGGATGTGGTCGGGGCTTTCCTCTATCTCGCCTCGGAAATCGCCAGCGGTTACGTCACGGGAACCGTCATTGAGGTAAGTGGAGGCGTCGTCATGCACTGAGCGGCGCGGAATCGGCACGGCGGCGACGGGTACGGGCGGTGTCAACCCGCCGCCAGTCTTCTGTCCCCCCCAAGGGGGATCGCGAATCGAAGCGGGTCTGGCCAAAGCGCCGGCCATAGCAAGGACAAACCAGCGAGGAGGAATCGCTCCGGCTATGACACGTCGTTATAGAATGGACGGAACCTCCCGAACATCAAGAACCAAGCGGGAGAACGCTACCAATGGATTGGAGTCAGGTGCTGATTCTTGGCGTGTTTGCGGCGACGATCGCAACCGTGATCGTCAACAAGATCGACAGCACCGCCACCGCGCTGGTCGGGGTCGTGGCGATGATCTGGATCGGCAATATGACGGAAACCGAGGCCTTCCTGCTGGTCGACTGGAACGTCATGGCGATCCTCGTCGGCATATGGGTGCTTGCGAGCTATTTCGGAAAGACCGGCATCCCCGGTTGGCTTTCGCTCCAGGCCCTGCGGCTTTCCGGCGGTCGGCCCGGGCTGCTCGTCGTGATCTTGTCATTGCTGGCAGGGCTCATCTCGATCTTCGTCGACAACGTGGTGACCATCCTGATGATGGCGCCGGTGGCCCTGCCGCTGGCACGGGCATTGCGCATCGACGCTACGCGCATCGTCCTGATGATTGGGTTCAGCGCCAACTTCATGGGAACGGCGTTGCTGCTGGGTGACCTGCCGCCCCAGATGCTACACAGCGTGTCCGGCATCGAGTTCGGAGGCTTCATCTGGCAGCACGGCCGGCCGTCCTCGTTTCCAATCCTGATGGTAACCTTCGCCGTCACCCTGGCCTTCATGTACTTCTACCGCTTCCGTCGGACGGCCAAGCCGGCGGCGGTCATGAACGCGCAGATCGAGGGCCATATCCCCGATCCCCTGTTTGCCGCCATAGCTGCCGTCATGCTGGTGCTGACGATCCTGGGAATGGCGTTCCGGGAAGCCCTCGACGTGAAACTGGGGTTCATTGCTATGACCGGCGCGGTCGCTATGGTGCTCGTCGTCGAGATGCTGGGCAACCGGCTCAAGGCCCCGAGCTTCGAAGAGATCTTCCAGGCACTCGATTGGCGTGCGGTGTTCTTCTATATCGCGTTGTTCGCCCTGGTTGGCGGGTTGGAAAAGACGCACGTCCTGGCGCTACTGGCCGGCGAACTGAAGCCGTTGTTCTCCGAAAACCTGGCCCTGGGCGCCACGCTTCTCTATTGGATAACCATCCCCATCGTTGGCCTCGTGGAACACGACGCCTACATCCTCACATTCCTCTACACCATCCGGGATTTGGGCGTAGACGGCATTCCGACGTGGCCGCTCTGGTGGATGCTGGTGTGGTCAGGGACCCTCGGCAGCAACCTCACCATTGCCGGTGCACCGGCACTCTACGTGGCCCTTAGCATCGGCGAGAAGGAGCAAGGTCGAAAGGTTTCGCTGCGCGAGTTCCTTTCGTGGAGCGTCCCGTTCACGCTGGTCGCGTCCCTCGTGTGCTACGTGCTGGGAATGCTGATCTGGGTCCTGCCCAGCATATCGTGAACAAGCGTGGCATTTTCCGGGCGGGAAATTGAAAACTTCAAGAGAGGTGATTTTCAATGAAGAAGATCCTGAACGATGTGTATTCCTACGTCGATGAAATGCTGGTTGGGCTTTGCGCGGCGCATCCTGAATACTATGCGCAGACGGCAGAGGGTGCCCGCGTGATCAAAAGGTCGGACGCTCCCATCAAGGGCAAGGTCGGCCTGGTGACGGGCGGCGGCTCGGGGCATCTGCCGGTGTTCACGGGATACGTCGGTCAGGGTCTGCTCGACGCGGCGGCGATCGGCGACGTGTTCGCTTCGCCGTCGGCCGACCAGATGGTCGAGGCGATGCGGGCGGCCGACGGTGGCGCCGGCATTCTCTGCATCTACGGCAACTACGGCGGCGACGTGATGAATTTCTCGATGGCCCGCGATCTGATCGAGATGGAGGACATCCGCACAACGGCGGTGGTGTTGGCAGACGACGTGGCCAGCGCTAAGGCGGCCGAGGCTGAAAAGCGGCGCGGCGTCGCCGGCCTGATCTACGCCTACAAGGTGGCCGGCGCCGCGGCCGACGCCGGAGAGAATCTTGACGAAGTCACTCGCCTAGCTCGGAAGGCGGCCGATAGCGTCCGCTCGATCGGTGCCGCCCTGACGTCGTGCACGGTGCCGCAGGCCGGTAAGCCCACTTTCCAGATTGGCGAAACCGAAATGGAGATGGGCATGGGTATCCACGGCGAGCCGGGTGTCTGGCGCGGACCCATGCGCACGGCAGACAAGATCGCTGCCGAGATGATGGACACGCTTCTCGCCGACCAGCGGCTGGCCGCCGGCGACCGGGCGTCGGTGTTGATCAACAGCCTGGGAGCGACGCCACCGGAAGAGCTCTACATCCTCTACCGCTATGTCAAGCGGCGGCTGGACGACCTGGGGGTGAAGATCGTCATGCCGCTGGTTGGCCGCTACGCCACGTCGATGGAGATGGCCGGCGTGTCGTTCACCTTCTGCAAGCTGGACGAAGAACTGGAGAGGTATCTTAAGGCGCCCGCCGAGTGCGCATTCTGGAAGGTGTGATGCGATGCCGTTGACAAGCAGGGAACTCGCTTCGGGATTTGCTGCCATTGCCGCTCGGATGGAGGTGTCGGCGGAAGAACTCAACCGCCTGGACGCCGAGATTGGCGACGGCGACCTCGGTGTAACCATGGTACGGATCGGCCGCGGCGTCGGCGACGTCCTGGACGACCTGCCCGACGACGTCGGGATGGCGTTGACGAAATGCGTTCAGGCTATCACCAAGGTCTCCGGCTCCAGTTACGCGACGGTCGTGGCGATCGCCCTGATGAGTGCCGCCAAGGCATGCAAGGGGCGCAGCGAGGTGCCGTGGTCAGAGATGTCCGCTCTGTTGGCGGGTGCCTGCCAGGCCACAATGGAACGGGGTAAGGCCGCCTTGGGCGACAAGACGGTGATCGATGCCCTTGATGCCTGCCGTCAGGCGACGGCGGGGCTGGATGAACCGGCCGCCATCGTTGCGGCGATGGGCAGAGCGGTCAACGAGGTGCTGGAGCGCATGCGGCCGCAGCCGTGCCGTATCGGCCGGGCCCGCATCTTTGGCGACAAGACCGTGGGCCTCGACGATCCCGGCATGGTTGCCTTCCGCTGCATGATCGAGGGCATAGCGGGGGGCAAATGAGTGGCGGGACGAGACGGAAGACCCTCGGAGGACATCGTACGGCTGGTGTGAGTTTTCGATTTGGTTCTTCGCCAGCGCCCAGAATCCCGCAATGGGGTCGAGGAACTTTCTCGGGCGCCCCAAGTCGATTCACTCCGACGAGGTTCCTGGCTGAAAGCGCAGTTGACCGTGCCAAGTCTTGCTTCGAAACAGTTCAGCGATGATCTCATGAAGGATCGTGCGGATCGCCAGCGAGGCGCGGGATGGTTGTCCTCGCGTCGGCATATCCAAGACCATCGTCCGGCGCAGAGAGGGGCGGACGATACGGGCGGCGCTGAGAAGGCCGGCTGCGCATTCCTGTTGAATGGCCGCCCACGAAAGGATGGAATGGCCGAAACCGGCGGCGATCGCCGCTTTCAGAGGACCGTGACCGTCGATCTCGTAGGCGGTCTTGATGGTCAGGGTCCTTTTCACGGCTTCTCTTTCGATCAGCATTCTCATGCTGTGGTGGCGCGCCGGCAGCATCAGCGGGCGGAGGGTCGCAGCCTTGAAAGAAATCTGGGTGGCGCCGTCGTTGGCGAAGGCGCCGGCCGGACCGACGAGATACAGATCTTCGTTGAAGAGGGGCATGCACCGATGTTCGACGACGTCTTCTAGGTTCAACGCCATATCAAGCCGTTCCGATATCACCCATTCGGCCAAGGCCGCGCTGGTGCCCTCCACTAGGTGAAGCGTAATCCCCTTGTGCTTCGAGTGTACGGAGTTGAGGAGCAGGGGGGTCAGGGGCGCAGCGATCGAGCTGGCCAGACCCAAGGTGATACTGCCCGTCACCTCGAGCGTACGATTGCGGAGCTCATTCTCGGCATCCTCGATGCGACTGACGATGGAACGCGCGTGATGGAGCAGCGCCGTTCCCTCCTCGGTCAGAGTGATCCCGCGCGATCGCCTGTTGAAAAGCGACACGCCCAGGGACTCCTCCAATTGGCGCACGTGATGGCTGAGCGCCGGTTGGGCGATATGCAGGCTCTTTGCCGCCTGCGAAAACGACTCGAACTCGGCGATGCGCAGGAAATATAGGAGCCTACGAGAATCGAGCAGCACGTGACCTCTCCGATTTGCCATGCGGTAAGTGATATAACGAATTTATATCAGCATCATAAAAAGTATGTATTTTTTTTATAAATTGGCATCGACTAGCGTTGCTCTCAACAACGAAGAAATAGCTGGGGTACGCTGGGATGGTCAAAATTCACGACCGAATTGGCGCAATCGTGCTGCTTCTCGTCTGTGGGCTGGCATGGACGGGCAGCGAACGATTTCCCACCGACGCGGTGATTTTCCCGAGGATGGTGATTGCCTTCCTGGCCATCCTTTCCGTGGTGATGTTGGCGAAGACCTTCGTCGGCGGCCGACCGAGCGGACCTGACAGGCCCTTCTTCATCAACGGGCGGCGCTTCACCGCCACTGCGGCGGCCATCGTCGTCTACATCTACGGCGTTTCCGTGCTCGGCTATTTCACCGCGACCGTCGCTTTCCTTCCGTTGACCGCCTGGAAGCTCGGATACCGCAAGGCCGGACACTTGGCCGTGATGGCTGTCTCCTTTTGCGCCATCATTTTCCTGGTCTTCGTCGCGCTATTCGAGCGGCCGCTGCCGGCCGAGTGGATCCTGAAAATCCTGTGAAGGGGGACGGGGCTTTGATCGTTCGAATATGGGAGGGAACGGCATGATCGACGCATTGGTACATGCCATGTCCGGGGTCCTGGCTTGGCAGAACCTTCTGGCCATGGTCGCGGGAACCATCGGTGGCATCCTTGTCGGCGCCCTACCGGGGCTGACGGCGGCCATGGGCGTCGCCGTCCTTCTCCCACTGACCTTCACCATGGACCCGCTGGTCGGACTCGGCATGATGGCGGGGGTCTACAATGGCGCCATTTATGGCGGCTCCATTCCCGCCATTCTGCTCCGCATTCCGGGGACACCGGCGGCCATCGCGACGACCTTCGATGGCTATCCCATGACCCAGCAGGGGCGGGCCGGTCAGGCCCTCCAGGTCGCCGCGGTTTCGTCGGCGGTCGGCGGCATGATGAGCGCGATCGCCCTGATCGCCCTGGCGCCGCCGCTGTCGATGGTCACACTCGCCTTCGGGCCGTCGGAAATGTTCTGGGTCGGCGTCTTCGGACTGACCAGCATTTCCGTCCTGCTCGGGGAAGATACCATCAAGGGCCTGATCAGTGCCGC is from Shumkonia mesophila and encodes:
- a CDS encoding iron-containing alcohol dehydrogenase; amino-acid sequence: MQNFSFRNPTKILFGKGQIGSLDGEIPTNARVMITYGGGSVKKNGVLDQVRAALGGRTVLEFPGIEPNPTYETLMRAVELAHREDIDFLLAVGGGSVADGTKFIAAAIPFKEEPWDIVAEGTPLSEAIPFGVVLTLPATGSEMNSVAVITRQATRDKLPFSSVLVYPRFSILDPTTTYSLPARQTANGVVDAFAHVLEQYLTYPVNAAVQDRFAEGLMLTLIEEGPKALAAPEDYDVRANIMWTATLALNGLIAAGVPEDWTTHMIGHELTALYGLDHAQTLAVLYPATMAVCRAGKRGKLVQYARRVWGIDNPSDEAAIDEAIACTRDFFESLGVPTYLADYGIEANAIPQVIDQLRRHGMVALGERKDVTPGVAEQMIALCLKADRSTGLNARAT
- a CDS encoding peptidyl-alpha-hydroxyglycine alpha-amidating lyase family protein, which translates into the protein MDAIMGTGAYTYRAEENWPTLPKDIEIGDAAAVAVDKRDRVYLFNRGPNPIIVVDSAGNFLDTWGQDVFSGAHGLHIGADDCIYCTDWVDHTVRKCSLDGKVLMEFGVSNKPGPYMSGKPFNRCTHTALSPDLDFLYVTDGYGNAHVHKFSADGKLLHTWGGSGADEGQFNLPHAICCDADGWLYVADRENHRIQIFDGNGKYETQINNLHRPCGLCLSNDESPICYVGEIGPYYSFNRTAPNLGPRISIMTRDGKLLGRLAGDPPAGNNPGQFLSPHGLAVDSRGNLYVGQVGTLSWPSLFPGTPVPDNLCRVRKLTRIEDGQAKPAS
- a CDS encoding SDR family NAD(P)-dependent oxidoreductase, yielding MEDLKGKKILVTGGSSGIGAAVALGFGRAGATVAVHFNRSEADARKVIAAIEAAGGSAVAVGGDLALAGGASAVVERAIESLGGIDILVNNAAAMVWRVEVADADDAYLDELISLNVLGVVRASRAVIPQLRSQGGGTIINTSSIGAWTGGGGGSVVYAASKGFINSFTRGLARELAGSGIRVNAVAPGLIDTPFHDGITSRETMERLIGRVPLGRVGVAEDVVGAFLYLASEIASGYVTGTVIEVSGGVVMH
- a CDS encoding ArsB/NhaD family transporter, which codes for MDWSQVLILGVFAATIATVIVNKIDSTATALVGVVAMIWIGNMTETEAFLLVDWNVMAILVGIWVLASYFGKTGIPGWLSLQALRLSGGRPGLLVVILSLLAGLISIFVDNVVTILMMAPVALPLARALRIDATRIVLMIGFSANFMGTALLLGDLPPQMLHSVSGIEFGGFIWQHGRPSSFPILMVTFAVTLAFMYFYRFRRTAKPAAVMNAQIEGHIPDPLFAAIAAVMLVLTILGMAFREALDVKLGFIAMTGAVAMVLVVEMLGNRLKAPSFEEIFQALDWRAVFFYIALFALVGGLEKTHVLALLAGELKPLFSENLALGATLLYWITIPIVGLVEHDAYILTFLYTIRDLGVDGIPTWPLWWMLVWSGTLGSNLTIAGAPALYVALSIGEKEQGRKVSLREFLSWSVPFTLVASLVCYVLGMLIWVLPSIS
- a CDS encoding dihydroxyacetone kinase subunit DhaK → MKKILNDVYSYVDEMLVGLCAAHPEYYAQTAEGARVIKRSDAPIKGKVGLVTGGGSGHLPVFTGYVGQGLLDAAAIGDVFASPSADQMVEAMRAADGGAGILCIYGNYGGDVMNFSMARDLIEMEDIRTTAVVLADDVASAKAAEAEKRRGVAGLIYAYKVAGAAADAGENLDEVTRLARKAADSVRSIGAALTSCTVPQAGKPTFQIGETEMEMGMGIHGEPGVWRGPMRTADKIAAEMMDTLLADQRLAAGDRASVLINSLGATPPEELYILYRYVKRRLDDLGVKIVMPLVGRYATSMEMAGVSFTFCKLDEELERYLKAPAECAFWKV
- a CDS encoding dihydroxyacetone kinase subunit L, whose translation is MPLTSRELASGFAAIAARMEVSAEELNRLDAEIGDGDLGVTMVRIGRGVGDVLDDLPDDVGMALTKCVQAITKVSGSSYATVVAIALMSAAKACKGRSEVPWSEMSALLAGACQATMERGKAALGDKTVIDALDACRQATAGLDEPAAIVAAMGRAVNEVLERMRPQPCRIGRARIFGDKTVGLDDPGMVAFRCMIEGIAGGK
- a CDS encoding LysR substrate-binding domain-containing protein is translated as MLLDSRRLLYFLRIAEFESFSQAAKSLHIAQPALSHHVRQLEESLGVSLFNRRSRGITLTEEGTALLHHARSIVSRIEDAENELRNRTLEVTGSITLGLASSIAAPLTPLLLNSVHSKHKGITLHLVEGTSAALAEWVISERLDMALNLEDVVEHRCMPLFNEDLYLVGPAGAFANDGATQISFKAATLRPLMLPARHHSMRMLIEREAVKRTLTIKTAYEIDGHGPLKAAIAAGFGHSILSWAAIQQECAAGLLSAARIVRPSLRRTMVLDMPTRGQPSRASLAIRTILHEIIAELFRSKTWHGQLRFQPGTSSE
- a CDS encoding tripartite tricarboxylate transporter TctB family protein; the protein is MVKIHDRIGAIVLLLVCGLAWTGSERFPTDAVIFPRMVIAFLAILSVVMLAKTFVGGRPSGPDRPFFINGRRFTATAAAIVVYIYGVSVLGYFTATVAFLPLTAWKLGYRKAGHLAVMAVSFCAIIFLVFVALFERPLPAEWILKIL